The sequence cggattctgtgtctccctcactctgaccctcccccgttcatgctctgtctgtctcaaaaataaataaacgttaaaaaaaaaaaattaaaaaaaaaataatacatcattgttctttaaaaaaaaaaaagaaaaaaaagtgccttTCTGGAAATAGGCAGGAGTATAAACACAGAGGTATTTGCTGAATTGAAAAGCTGGGCCTTCTACTGGTTGAAAAAGCTGGCAGGACCCCGCTCCAATGGAAGTCGCTGCACCATGAAGAGCGAGCCTTCAGTGGCTCTTAAACTTTGCTGAGTGTCAGACTCACCTAGCAGGCAGGTAAACATGCATATTCCTGGACCCTGCTCTCACAACTTCTGAATCAGGTCTGGGGTGgtgcccaagaatctgcatttgtaGCCTGCTcctgggtgatgctgatgctggtgATCCATGGACCACACCTAACGTCACGCTGGCTTGGAGAACACGACATTTTATCTCAGTATGTCGTTTCATGTGATTCCTGCCAGGTGAGGCAGGGAATGTATCCCATTTAACACATGAGAAAAGTGGTGCCCAGCAAGGCAGAGTATGTTGCCCCAATCACACAGCTGGTTAATACTGACACCAGAACCCCTAAAGGTCCCGGCTCTAAGCATCCCGACATGGGAGAGCAGCCAGGGCCACGTTGACCACTGTCCTTTACCTACTAAGCTCCAGGCCTCCTCCTGTCCCTCAACCCACGAAGCTCATTCCAATCCCAAAACCAGACGTTGTGCTTCCTGTTTCTTCTGCTCTCACATCTTCTCGCAGCCAAGGTTCCTCCTTGCCACTCAAGTTCCAGCTTAAATACCatctcctccaagaagccttctttGACCACCCAGGCTAAGGGGGCTCTGCATCCCTTTCCCCTCCAATCTCGCTTGCTATCACATCACCAAGTTTTACTGCCTGTACAGGTCTTTTCGTGATTTGAAATGATCTCATTCACTAATTGTTCACATGTTTATTGTTTCCCTTCTCGGTAGTAAGCCTTCCCTTCatctcagtgcctggcacgtggtaaCACTCGGTATACAGACTTGtcgaatgactgaataaataaataaaaataaattaataaataaacggATGATCAGAAGGCTACAAGGTGGTGCTGGAGAGCAAGTCTGGAGGGCAAGAGGCCCCTGCTTACCTGAAGTCTCCTGAGGAACCGCTCCAGGGCAGGCTTGCCCACAGACCGGATCTTGTTGCGGTCAAGGCGGACCCGGGCATCTGGCCGCCCATCAGTGCCTGTGGTGGGAGTGACAGTAACGAGTCCCTCGCCAGCCTCCAGCAAGACCCTCAGGATCACAAACCGGGCCTGCATGTGGGCCTGCCAGAGCCAAGAAGAAAGGAATCATTTGCAACCCTGATGGAAGACATATCAAGAGCTTGGGCCTAACATACAGTATGTGCTCATTAACTGTCAATTAATTCTTACCATTGTATTCTCCCTCATTCCGTGGGCCTTTTTCTGCCTTAAGtgcttcctcccttctctgctcacaagGGAAGACAGGCTTTCCTGGGAAATAGGAAGGCCATTCCCAGGCAGAACCGTGAGCCCTGTGCTCCCCTTTACCAACCCCTATGCCTTTCTCTGCTCCAAACCCCACCCTGATGATAGGAGACGGCTCCGGGGGTCCCGCGCAGTCCAGGTCACCAAGCACCTTCTCCTCCACATCTTGTTTGCATTCAACAGTGGGACCAAGTGAGCATCAggatccccagtttacagatgacaaaacagaggcccagagaggtgaactgaCTTGCTGAGGATCACACAGCTGTTACAGAGAGCAAGGACTAAGTTTCCTGACTCTAAAACGTGTGCTCTTTTGATGACATAAGATCGCCTGCTTAGAACATACTTGTATAACTTTCAAAAACATCCCTACTGCTTACCTTATTTCCGAAACACATCTCATAACTGACCAGTCTAGCCTAAAGCTCTGGAGGCAGACcgcttggatttgaatcctggctctgctacttaccaacaagttacttaatctctttgtgcctccACTGCCTCATGTCTACAATGAGAGTAATAACACACCTACCTCCTGGGGTTGACACTGGGAACAAATAAGTCAATTCAGGTAAAGTGCTTAGAAACGTGTGTGGCACGGAGTAAGTCCTACACAAGTCAACTATTAGCAGTCATAGCAAAATCACCTCATCTGATTTGCCATcagaagggggcagggggatTATTACTCCCATTGCACAGacagggacactgaggctcacagCAGTGTGActtaccctccccacccccctccccacccccgaccaTAGGCAGTAGAGTCTGGGATTAAACCCAGTTCATGTACCTTGTAGGTAGATATGGTTGTCCAATCCCTACACCTAGAATCCTGACCTTGGTCCTTACCTGTCTCCAGCTAGACACCTCAGGGGTATAGAACTCCAGAGCGAGCAGCCCGGCCCGAACCATGTTGAGCCAGTTCACATAGATCACATCTTCCGCATCAGCCCCCTCAAAGCCAAAGATCCTGGTGGAGGGACAGGGTGGTGGCAGGGCCAGTCAGAGGCTGCCTGGGTTTTGACCCACCCCTCGGCCAGCACACCCTCCGTCTACACAGCAGGCCCACCCCCCCATGCCTGGTGCTCATACTCTAGCACTTGGGGGTTGAGGCAGAGGTAGAGGCCCACGCTTTCAGCCCGGCATTCTTCATAGCTAGAGGCGATGGTGCTGAACTTGCTGTCCCAGGTCTCCCCGCTCCGGTACCAGCTCTGAATCTGGGAGAGGAGGCCCAGGAAGCAGGCTTAGGGGCAGCTGCTCCCCCAGCCATGCCCAGCCCAGCACCCTGGGGCTCCACCGAGGCCGCCCTCACCTGCTCCCCCGTCTCTGGGTTGATCACTGTTTCCTGGTCAAAGTTAAATGCTCCTTTTTCATCCTGCAGAAGGGTCATGACAGGAGGCAATGAGGGAAAgctgcctctgccccagcccaggaCTTCAGCCCGGGGATTCAAGGGCCATCCGCACGCTGCTGCCTCCAAACCTGAGTCCTGTGACACTGGCTGCCCTCTCAGAACCCCCAGTCACTTGAAAACCCAGACCCAGGATCTCCAGACCCCAGATATGTATCAGTGGGTGGGCCAGAAAGCTTGGCTGCTGCCCCCGTATGTGTTTCCCAGCCCCTTGCCACGCTGGAAGAGCCCACAGCCTGTGATTCTCTGCCTCAAATAAGCTATCCACTCCGTGTGCCAAGTGTCTTTTATGCACCTGCCGTTTATTCCTCATaactgccaccccccccccgagGGAGGTCCTATCACCCTCatccacagaggaggaaactgaggctcagagactctCAGCCCCAAAGTGGAATCAGAGCACATAACCTTCGTGCACACTATCTCAACAATAACACCTATTTTCAGAGGGCCTACTGCATCAGGCAAGCCCGAGGGCTTTGCTTTTATTCCTCACAATAGCCCATGTGGTAGGAGTCAGGGTCCCTGTTTTGCAGATGGGCCAAATGAGGCTCACTAAGGAGAACTGACTTATCCAAGGACATAGTGTGGCCACATGTATCCACATCTCCCTGTGACTTCAAAGCCTGGACAGGGCCCAATGCCAGGCTGCTGTCCCCACTAGCCGCTCTCTGGATcctcctgacccccagcccctccccactcagtgAGGTGCCCCAACTCACAGGGCACAGGCCCAACCCAGAACCCCGCTCCCTCCAATGTCCTGGCCCCAGCCGCCTCTGGTCATCTCATTTGTGCGTTCCACGCTAGCAGTCCAGGATGGGCTCTTCTCAGCCTGGCATAAAGGCTGTCTGTCTTCTCCATACTCCCTGAGTGGTTGTCAAAGGGGCTCCAGCCATTCTGGCCGGCTGGCAGGAAGGGGCTGCCCTGGGGAGAAGTGACCCCCTGTAATACCTGGAGAGGTACAGGCTCCAGGGAACAGTAAGTACAACAGACAGACCATGCTGCAGCCTCAGGACTGGGCGCATCCAGAGACTGCCCCTCGGAGCCTCCCTGTCCCTGGGGCTATCTGAGTCACACCCCCAGGGCAGGCTTCCCTGGCCTGAGCCTCGCAAGTCTTCCTGTTCAGACCGCAGCTGGACTGTCCTGCAGGCCCTGCACCCTTGAGGCTCCTGGGACGTcttaggggagagagagataggaacTCCCCTCATTAAGGGGCCATTTTCCCCAGCTAACCCAGAACCTCTGAGCGCAAAGACTGAAGCAGACTCATCCAGGGTGGAGTTGATCCCGGGGGAGGGGAGCTGCAGGCGCGCTGTCACCTGCACAAAGAGCTTGCCGCTGCCGTGTCCCAGCAGCTCGTGCAGTCCCACCTGCACATCAAAGGAGGGCCCCTTCCAGCGGATGTACAGGTCCTGCCAAGACAAGTAGAGACCCACGCTGTCTGCCGCCCCACCACAGCCGCAAAGCCACTAATGCCCCTGCTGCCAGGCAGAGGGCCCGCCGTCTACTTTATGCCAGGCTCTGCGCAGGGCACCGCATGGCCCACCTCACCCTTGCAACAACCCAGGAGGAAGGAATTGCCTCCACTGTTTGACAGGTGAGCAAACAGGCCAAGTCACGGGGCCACCAGGCTGGGAAGTGGTTGGCCctgctctttcctctccctgcccaggaCCCCTCTGCCTTCCCGTGTCAGCTGAGGTCAGGCCAGGCCCAACCCAGACCCTCGGGCTGCCAGTGCCCACCTTGTCATCCTCCTCCAGGAAGGTAAGCTTCTCCCGCTGTGTAGCGTAGGCCACAGCCAGCACGTTCCCCAGTGACACGTTCTTAAAGCCTTCCGTCTGCCTTAGGTCGTCATCTGGAGAAGGCGGGGAGGGAACCGGGAGAGGGGCAAAAATCAAGGCCACAGACAAGGAGTCGAGACAAGGGGACCAGGCTGCGATGGAGAACTGATTAGGGCAGCATGTGACCAGGGTGagtgtgtgagggggaggggtgacCCTGGAGGCTCAGGGGGGATATCGTGATGGCTTCAGGGGCCTGAGGAAGCTCACAGTTGGGGATGTTGATGCCAGCAGGGATGCCAGAGCCAGAGAAGGTGAGAACATCCAGGGAGGTGAAGTCGGGGCTGAGGAACTTGTCCTTCTCGAAGGCCGGGGGCCAGGGCAGCTCCTTCAGCAGCTGTTCTGCGCTTGCCACCAGACACTCAAACTTGGCACTCATGGCCTTGTTCACCATGGCCACAAAGcctgcagggaaggaggggggctgTGGGCTGGCAGGGCTTGGGAGGGATCCTATACCCCACTTCCAGCCATCACGCATGTATTGAATGCCTGCTGTGTGCAATACCCTTTGCCGGCCAGTGGGGAGAACAGtgacccaggcctggccctgCCTTCGTGGAGGTCACTGGGGTGGGTGGGCTGTAAGGAGAAGGCTTCAGTGGGTAACACCTGAGATGGATCTTAAAGGAGATCGCGGGGAGCACATAGGGGGCGGTGGGTAAAGGATCGGATTCCCAGTGGAAGGGACTGCATGAACAAAAAGATGCTCTTCTTTTTGGAGAAACTGAGCTGTCCTGCATGGCTACAGCATCTGACTTGCACAGTGAGGCTGCTATGCAGGAGGGCTGGGGCTGATCCTTTTAGATTTAAAAAGGAGTTTTTAAGCTAGGAGTTCCCAGCTTAAAGCACAGTTTCTAAAGTTGTACTCCATAAAATGCTGTTTCTATAAAGGCCTTCATAAAGAAAGAGCTTCCTGGTTAAATAAGTTTGGATACCACTATGTGCTCTATCACTAACTTCTTAGAGATTCCTAATGTACGTTTGCATATTAGAGGTCCTGAAGAGTCCTGTAGGCAAGACCCCTTGCTGCTTAGCACTGAACCCTTCATGGTGTAATTCGTGTTAACCCTGCATGACCTATACCTTGGAAAGGACTGGCCTAGACTACTGCCTGGTCAGGCTCTTGCAAAGAATGGATTAACTTGGCCAAGGGTTAGACTGGACGAAGCCTCCCTGTCTGGAGCCACTCTGTCAGGTGGAACTGACACCAGGCCAGAAAGCTGGGatgattaaaataacaaagaggggcacctgggtggctcagtcagtgaggcgtctgacttcagcttgggtcatgatctcacgggttcgtgggttcaagccccgcatcggggtctgtgctgacagctcagagcctggagcctgcttcggattctgtgtctccttctctctctgctcctcccccattcatgctctgtctctcaaaaataaataaaagctaaaaaaaatttaaaaaaatataataaaatagcaaagaagaaaaagcaatctcagggactggttaaataaattagggGGCGGCTATATGATGGCACACCATGTAACTGTTAGACGTGTAGCACAATATTGAATGTCATGGGAAATTATAATATTATGCAGCTACTGAAAAGAACAtggggggagcctggctggctcagttggtagagcatgtgactcttgatctttgggtcgtgagttcaagatccacgttgggtgtggagcctacttaaaaaaataaataagtaaaagtgaaaagaatattggggcgcctgagtggctcagtcagttgagcatccgactttggctcaggtcatgacatcacggttcgtgagtttgagccccgagtcaggctctgcgctgacagcttggagcctggagcctgctttggattctgtgtctccctctctctctctgtctctctctctctgcccctcccctgcttgcactctgtctttctctctctcaaaaagaaataaacattaaaaaaatgtttttaataataaaaaataaaaataaaaaagataaaaagaacatgGTAGGTCGATAcatactgatttgaaaagatatccaAAACATTCAGTAAAAAAAGCAAGTGGCAGAACAATATATACAGCATGACCTCATTTACCTGGACGAATTAAaagttgcgtgtgtgtgtgtgtgtgtgtgtgtgtgtgtgtgtgtgtgtgcgcgcttaAACAAAGCTCTGGAAAGACCTATAGTGAACTGTGAACAGTGGTGACCTCTGGAGAGGAGTGTCACAGGGGGGAAATTTCACATTGTATCCTACATACTTAGGTATTGTTCCAATTACTTACAACaaacatggatttttaaatcCCCCCCCACACATTTTGAAACATTTACAGctctatataaaaatgaaaatcacaatgtACATTCCCAATTTTAACCTTGAGGTGGGTGTAATCACAgatgatttcttttcctctgctttcaaAATTTGTGACCACGAACATGGACTAGTTTTCTAATAATCACAATGAACTGGGGTAAAAAGGGGAGCCTCTGAGATCAAGGCTGCTTAGGAGATTCTGGGGTCTTGACCCTGAGAGAGGCCTGGAGAATCAGGACCCAGGCACAGAAGCTGCAGGTGCACACACCTGTCCTCCCCTCTGGTACCTGCATCACCTGCCCCCTCGGCCTGCATCTATGAGCTCAGATCTAAGCTGCCCCCAGGGGCTGTTggggcttttctctctcctcccaggcTAATCTCTCTGGCTTCTAGCAGCTGGATGCTTCAGACTCTAtctccaggggctggggaggataAGGCTTGGCACAGAAGTCTAAATCCTCAGGCTGGATGCCTGGGGATATGGGCATAAACATGGAGGCTAAGGCAGCTTCCCACCTGCCCTGGGATGACAGCAGCCAAGTCAAGTTCACAATCATGATGTTAATTATGCTCCCACTCACCCAGCACCTTTCATGTGCCTGGCATTGCGTTGACAGCCTACATAGAATACCTCACTTCCCACGACACCTGAAAGGGAGTGAGGGATGCTCATCTCTGGGTTTACACAGCTGGGGAGGTCACACAGCCGGTGAGTGGCAAAGCTGGGCTCTGGACCAGACAGCAAAGGCAGAACAGCAAAGTGGCTCAGAGCCGAGGTTCCAGGCTTAGCCACTCACCAACCTCTGTAACCACCTCTGTACAGTGAGGATAGCAATTCTCATGGGACGATGATGTCCAAAGGAGCTAATACAGTTAAGGGCTACGTGGTAAATCATCAACACTGGTTCtgattattgttgttattactgccaaggggggaggggagaactcTCAGGAGACATGGGATAAGGGTTTGTAAGCTGACCCCCTTCTCCCAGAAGTTACCTTCAAACTCTCCACGGGAACCAAAGGGGTCTCGGTAGCTCTCGATGAACCCGATGTAACTGGGGGAGAAAAGGGCAGAGATAGAaaaggggcaggcaggaggggggCAGCCGGGGTGAAGGCTCGTGCCTCACCTCTCTACGATGGGGCCTTTGTCCTGTATCCAGAAGCGGGAGCCCCTCTTGTGGGCCTCGATGGAGCCCTGGGTGAAACTCTCTATGTACTGAGCCAGCATCTGTTCCTGCCGGCTGTTGGCTGCATATGCCTGGGGGGGAGCAAGGGTCGGTCAGTCTCAGGCCACCCACTTGTCCTGACTTGTCTCTGATGCCCAGAGGGATCTGGAGCTGGCACGCCTCAGCCCCCAGCCAGCCCTACCTTGGCTCTCTCCAGGTGCTCCACCACCTTCTGGAGGATAGGTGCATAGTCCCCCCGCGTCACCTGAAAATGGTTCCCACGGAATTCGTAGCTCTTCAGCCTAGACGTCATTTCAGAATGCAGAGCAGACTCTGAGGGAAGAAGGATTGCTAGTGTAAAACACCCCAGCAGGCTTCGCACCGTGACACTCTTTTATTCTAAGATCTTCCACAACTCCCCACTGCCTACGGAAACTAGTataaactttcattttcaaatatacatatattacctaatatgaaatgttctttttctctttttagagagagagagagtgcatgagcgcgggagaggtgcagagggtgggggaagagagacagagagagagagagagagagagagagagagagagagaatgaatcctaagcagacttcacactcagcgaggagcccgacacaggacttgatcccacaaccctacgatcatgacctgagccgaaatccagaatcaaacactcaaccaactgagccacccaggcacccccataatatGAaatgttcttggggcgcctgggtggctcagtcagttgagcgtccaacttcagctcaggtcatgatctcatggtctctgagttcaagccctgcatcgggctctgtgctgacagctcagagcctggagcctgcttcggattctgtgtctccctctctctctgcccctcccctgctcacgctctgtctctccctctcaaaaataaataaacattaaaaaaatttttttgaaatgttctaAGTATTGCAcacatgttaactcatttaaGCCTCACGTCAGCTCTAGGGGGAgtgatctccattttacaggtggggaaacaaaGGCACCGAGAGGTAAAGTAAGTTTCCGAAGGTCACACGGGCAGCAAATGGCAGagcaggattcaaacctaggGTGGCAAACTGTATTTGAAAAGACAGCTATCCCCTAAATGTAATCACAGCGGGTCTTACAAGG is a genomic window of Acinonyx jubatus isolate Ajub_Pintada_27869175 chromosome D1, VMU_Ajub_asm_v1.0, whole genome shotgun sequence containing:
- the DPP3 gene encoding dipeptidyl peptidase 3 isoform X1, with product MGEPEAGSEFAIRAAAAAGPMADAQYILPNDIGVSSLDCREAFRLLSPTERLYAHHLSRAAWYGGLAVLLQTSPEAPYIYALFSRLFRAQDPDQLRQHALAEGLTEEEYQAFLVYAAGIYSNMGNYKSFGDTKFVPNLPKEKLERVILGSKAAQQNPAEVRSLWQTCGELMFSLEPRLRHLGLGKEGITTYFSGNCTMEDAKLAQDFLDSQNLSAYNTRLFKDVDQDGKPRYEVRLASVLGTESALHSEMTSRLKSYEFRGNHFQVTRGDYAPILQKVVEHLERAKAYAANSRQEQMLAQYIESFTQGSIEAHKRGSRFWIQDKGPIVESYIGFIESYRDPFGSRGEFEGFVAMVNKAMSAKFECLVASAEQLLKELPWPPAFEKDKFLSPDFTSLDVLTFSGSGIPAGINIPNYDDLRQTEGFKNVSLGNVLAVAYATQREKLTFLEEDDKDLYIRWKGPSFDVQVGLHELLGHGSGKLFVQDEKGAFNFDQETVINPETGEQIQSWYRSGETWDSKFSTIASSYEECRAESVGLYLCLNPQVLEIFGFEGADAEDVIYVNWLNMVRAGLLALEFYTPEVSSWRQAHMQARFVILRVLLEAGEGLVTVTPTTGTDGRPDARVRLDRNKIRSVGKPALERFLRRLQVLKSTGDVAGGRALYEGYAAVTDAPPECFLTLRDTVLLRKESRKLIVQPNTRLEGSEVQLLEYEASAAGLIQSFSERFPEDGPELEETLTQLATADARFWKCPSEAPSGQA
- the DPP3 gene encoding dipeptidyl peptidase 3 isoform X2; the protein is MGEPEAGSEFAIRAAAAGPMADAQYILPNDIGVSSLDCREAFRLLSPTERLYAHHLSRAAWYGGLAVLLQTSPEAPYIYALFSRLFRAQDPDQLRQHALAEGLTEEEYQAFLVYAAGIYSNMGNYKSFGDTKFVPNLPKEKLERVILGSKAAQQNPAEVRSLWQTCGELMFSLEPRLRHLGLGKEGITTYFSGNCTMEDAKLAQDFLDSQNLSAYNTRLFKDVDQDGKPRYEVRLASVLGTESALHSEMTSRLKSYEFRGNHFQVTRGDYAPILQKVVEHLERAKAYAANSRQEQMLAQYIESFTQGSIEAHKRGSRFWIQDKGPIVESYIGFIESYRDPFGSRGEFEGFVAMVNKAMSAKFECLVASAEQLLKELPWPPAFEKDKFLSPDFTSLDVLTFSGSGIPAGINIPNYDDLRQTEGFKNVSLGNVLAVAYATQREKLTFLEEDDKDLYIRWKGPSFDVQVGLHELLGHGSGKLFVQDEKGAFNFDQETVINPETGEQIQSWYRSGETWDSKFSTIASSYEECRAESVGLYLCLNPQVLEIFGFEGADAEDVIYVNWLNMVRAGLLALEFYTPEVSSWRQAHMQARFVILRVLLEAGEGLVTVTPTTGTDGRPDARVRLDRNKIRSVGKPALERFLRRLQVLKSTGDVAGGRALYEGYAAVTDAPPECFLTLRDTVLLRKESRKLIVQPNTRLEGSEVQLLEYEASAAGLIQSFSERFPEDGPELEETLTQLATADARFWKCPSEAPSGQA
- the DPP3 gene encoding dipeptidyl peptidase 3 isoform X3; translation: MADAQYILPNDIGVSSLDCREAFRLLSPTERLYAHHLSRAAWYGGLAVLLQTSPEAPYIYALFSRLFRAQDPDQLRQHALAEGLTEEEYQAFLVYAAGIYSNMGNYKSFGDTKFVPNLPKEKLERVILGSKAAQQNPAEVRSLWQTCGELMFSLEPRLRHLGLGKEGITTYFSGNCTMEDAKLAQDFLDSQNLSAYNTRLFKDVDQDGKPRYEVRLASVLGTESALHSEMTSRLKSYEFRGNHFQVTRGDYAPILQKVVEHLERAKAYAANSRQEQMLAQYIESFTQGSIEAHKRGSRFWIQDKGPIVESYIGFIESYRDPFGSRGEFEGFVAMVNKAMSAKFECLVASAEQLLKELPWPPAFEKDKFLSPDFTSLDVLTFSGSGIPAGINIPNYDDLRQTEGFKNVSLGNVLAVAYATQREKLTFLEEDDKDLYIRWKGPSFDVQVGLHELLGHGSGKLFVQDEKGAFNFDQETVINPETGEQIQSWYRSGETWDSKFSTIASSYEECRAESVGLYLCLNPQVLEIFGFEGADAEDVIYVNWLNMVRAGLLALEFYTPEVSSWRQAHMQARFVILRVLLEAGEGLVTVTPTTGTDGRPDARVRLDRNKIRSVGKPALERFLRRLQVLKSTGDVAGGRALYEGYAAVTDAPPECFLTLRDTVLLRKESRKLIVQPNTRLEGSEVQLLEYEASAAGLIQSFSERFPEDGPELEETLTQLATADARFWKCPSEAPSGQA